Genomic segment of Drosophila biarmipes strain raj3 chromosome 2L, RU_DBia_V1.1, whole genome shotgun sequence:
ATTATCAGTCCAAAAAAGCATTGGCTAGAACGCTGGCAACTCACCAATAACCGTGGCCAAGAGCTGGTAACGTGTTTTGTGCTGCAGCAAGGAGTTCTCGAAAATGGCAACCATTTTTGCCTTCTGAATGTCAGTCGCAGTCCACAGTTTGGCCGCAAATGCGCCAGCTCGTAGTTTTTAACACCCAGCAAAGCAAAAAGCTCGCCAAATCGCCTAATAAACTTTATATCCGCAATACTAGAGATCATTCGGTGTATCTGTGCGTTCTGTTCCAAATCAGCGTGCCCATCACAACGTCACAAATTACTTTGTAAAGATAAGTGCCGGAGCTTTACAAACAGATTAGGCGACCCCGAGATTGTTTTTGGGCAGCCCAAATTTCACAAGGCAAACAGTTTATTGCTACCACAAGACGATGAGACCACAGAAAAAGGGGCCTGTCCGTCTCGCCTGGTCTTAAGCTGTTACGTTTACGATGTTGGTCCAGACTCAACCGGCAATCTAGTAGATAAGGTGCGGGGCACGAATCTTCTGGCAAGAAAAGTGTGGATAACAGGTGGCAGAATGAAGTTTGCAGtggtttgaaaaataaaacgtGCGAAGGATATCCGGACACGGCTTCCGCAAACTTTTCTTTGCTGAAGTTTTGCATAAAGGATGGCTGGTTTACAAGGTGTAGTTCGGTTGAAGGGGTATATTCCTTGGGAGGTACAAAACTTATTAAATCGCAAGAGTGAATCTGGCAAATTGATGTGAGGGACTCCAAAGACCTCAAAATTATAATACTTGTCATTTTAATATAACTTTAAATTCCTTATAATTGCTGGTAAAGGTTATAGAATTCaggaataattttatttttggatcaaataaaaaaacctATTAGAAAAGGAGTGGAGTTTCGTTCAACATGTTAGTGTCATGAGGTCATGAGTTAGACCTCTTCTAATGTTTTTGcatgtttttaaatgtttaaaaaagcTAGTAGTACTCGAGTATCTTTGTATATTTTCCTACAAGTATCCTTTCTGTAGCATATTTTTCAACACAAATCTTGCATAAGGTTTCCCACCCAAAAATAGGAACATCTTATATGTAATTCCTATTCCTTTAATCAaaagcttttaattttatattttgaacgATGTTCTAGCAagcttataattaagagaagCAAACAGTACACtgaataaagtttattaaatatttccgtGTTAAGAActtatgcatttttttaaatgtttaaaaaagcTAGTAGTACTcgagtatctttgtatcttttccTACAAGTCTCCTttatgtagcatacttttcaaCACAAAATGTGTACAAGGTTTCCCACCCAAAGATTAGGATCATCTTATATTAAATTCCTACTCCTTTAATCAAACacttttgattttatattctACGAATTAGAAACtggcttatttttatttaattagttgAAATAAAATGCAACGATGTTCTGGCAAGCTTATAACTAAGAGTTTAATCATCCACCATCGATTTCCCCTTAGTTTCGGGCAAGAAAAAGAGAAAGTAGACGAAGGTAAGCAGACTGGATGTAGCTGAGAACCACATCGTCCAGGAGACGCCCCAAAAGTGCAGCATCAGGGGGAACAACTTCAGAGTGCAGAACACCATGAGGCTCATCCAAATAATGGACACCGAAGTGCCGAAGGAACGTATCTGCAAAATACCAGGGTTAGTTTTCCACTTAAGTATTAATAAAACTTGTACCTCACCTTGGCTGGATAGACCTCAACGATAACCAGAAAGAAGAGTCCTACGAGGCCCACGTTGGCCAGGTACAGGATGAAAACCATCAGCACCAAGGGCAGCCAATTGAAGTCACCGAGATCATGGGACTGTGCAAAGTGAGTAAAGCAGCCGAAGGCAATACATCCGATTCCCACACCCAAGCTTGAGATCAACATCAGCAGTCGTCGGCCCACAATGTCCACAAAAATGGTGGAAGTGTAGACCCCAATGATTTGCACTAAGCCTATAATGATTGTGCATGTGTTGGGATCCAGGACGGATCCTGACCTGGCGAATATGTCCGATGAATAGTTGATGAAACTGAAGATGCCACTGAACTGGAAGCCAGTGCAGAGGACGGTAGCTGCAGCAAAGGCTTTTAGGGCGGGCTTGGTAACTAAAAAAAGATACTTTCAAAGGAGTTTCGGTATATTATGTATAGGAAATACTCTTACCCAAATCCTTGTAGCTCCAACCAGAGGGGCTGTTGGTCTGCTGAGCCAGAATACTAGTGCGCAGATCATCAAAGTCAGCTTTGCTACTGCCTGCCCTCTcgtttttgtaatatttgaaGGACTTCTCAGCCGCTCCCAGTTGGCTTCTCTTAAGAAGATATGGAGCTGTTTCGGGTAGCATTAAACTGGCAGTAAAGTAGGCCACCGGCACTATGAGGCCCAAAAAGGGCACCACGTGATAGGACAGATAGGTGCTGAGAACAAAGCCAGCCAGTACGCCAAAATCCACCGACAACATTACCATGGAAGTCAGGGCACCTCGAATGCTGGTGAAAACGAAtcttaattacatttttaattgctggCATACAAAAAACGCACCTGGTGTCTGCCACTTCACTGATGAAAATGGGCACCACCACATAGGCTGCACCACCAGTGAAACCACACAAAAATCGAGCAGCATATAGGAAGTATATATTGGAGGCACTGTATATGAAAATCCAGAGGCACTGAATGAAAAGGCGTTGGATCTTATAGGCAATACCTTTTATTATACAACCGACTCACTGCATAGGGTACTGCCAGCAGATAAATGCAGAATTTCCTGCCAGCCCTCTCCAGCAGGAAGGCCACAACCAGATTTCCGGCCAAACTGCCCAGCCCCAACATGGAACCCATCCAGGATATTTCATCTATGTTAACCTCAAAGCCCAGCGGCGAATCGGGCGTCTGGATTTTGGTCAGTGTGGGTGACAGCCAACCCACTCCCAGTCCATGGCCGAAGGTTATGATATTTACTGCATAACGAAACCGCACTTAAAGTGCAATTTAATTGGCACCACATTCGACTCACCAATTAGAGTGGCCAAAAGTTGGTATCTCGTGTGAGCCTGCAGCAGGGAGTTCTTGAATATGCTGACCATTTTTCCGCGGGTATCAGCCACCTCAGAGTGTCGCCAGGTAAATGCAGAGCTCTCTTACTGTGGGAATCAGGAAAATAAATGTAGCAAGGTCGTATAAGGAAACTGTAAACTTTATTATACGGACTATCGGATTTTGTTTGCTGTCTGTTTGCCCATAAAGATTAATCTCGACATGGCAAACTCTGTAAACTAAGACAAGGAGGATTGTGTAGCTAATTTCACAACAGCTGTTTGTTAAAGGTAATGTGGAAAAGACATGCTCCACATTCTAGTGAGATTTTAGGGAGAAAAAGAGATAAATATGATCTTGAAAATAATTCAGGAAATTGTTGGGCTTATcctagaagtatgcaacatttTGCCATTTTGAGATACTTAGTTTGTACACCAAACTTTAAGCTTTAGATAGTTGtggttatttttaaacatgaataattattttagctTAATTAAGAACACTAAATAGTTCCCACAGTTAAGCATTTCATACACTCAGAAGAAATCTGATTTATTGCAGTGCATTAAGAGCAAATAGATTAATAATAGATAATTTGACTAAAAAAGTTCTGGTCCAAAAGTTCAaccatattttatataaatatatatttaaaatataaattaagaagAATACATTAAGAATATAATAGATTTAGGTAAATTTAGCCAGGTTTTAAGCCACATATAACAAACCTTTCCTAGATAGTTGGTCCTTATCGCAACTGGTCTTATCTTATCACAGATTTTTGCTTGTTGAAACCATTTTTTGTATAGCGACAACTGTGTAAGTTCAAAGTGTTCGGATAGACAGACGATTGTAGTATTATCCATTCATCAATCATGACAACTGTGCTTCCCCCACGATCAAGGTTTAATTACCTTGTACAAACAGAAAGAGTACTTCTTTTTGagattttattcaaaacaaTAACAGTTCATTTACAATTATACTATTAATACTAAAGGCTGGCCAGGATGGCTTCGACTGTCCTGCCCTTGGTTTCGGGCAAGAAAATGGCAATGAAAACAGCCGCTAAGAAGGATAAGTTGGCAAACATGAAGACGGTCCCGTGCATTCCCAGTTTTTCAGTGAGCACGGGCATCATCTGTTTAAGAATATTAAAGtgtgttaattttttaaaaatatataatgtgtttttaaatatcttacCTTGATGGTGCAGGTGGAAATCAACCAGAGCACCGACATGAGAATCATTATCGCAGTGCTCCTTATCTTCTGCGGCATAATCTCCGAAACGACCAGGAAGGGCAGGGATAACAAGCCAACGGCTGCCAGGAGCATCATGAATGAGAACCCGGTAATGGGTACCCAACTAAAGGAGGACACATCGGTTCCGGAGACCTGCAGGTAGCTATAGGTGCCCATGGCAACTTGGCCAAATCCAATTCCAACTGCCGAGACCAGGAGCAATATCTTCCTTCCCAATCGCTCCACCAAAACGGTGGAGGCATATGTGCCCACCAGTTGGATGAGACCCACCACGATGGCAGCCACCGTGGGTGGTAAGCTGGATCCCGACTGCTCGAATATCACAGCCGTGTAGTTCAGCATGGCAAAGCAGCCGCACAGTTGATTGAAGCATATTAGTCCCAATCCAATCAGGAAGGCCTTGCGAGTCTTGCCCTCAGCTAGATGAGAAAATACATCATAAATGTGGTTATAAAAAGATGTAAGAAAAGTTTCTACAAAGATATTACCCATACGCAACGTTTATATAATCTTAAATGCTAAATTGCCATtgccaaaatatttgtattcatTCTCTTATAATATATGTGAATACCATTACctatttttaagtattattcACAAATATCCctatcatttaaaaattaagtatacgcAGCGTGTTTCCTTTAGCTACTTTGAAAATaaagaagttcagttttgctTGTTAAAACCTTCAGATATTTAGGATATTATAATGTAAGACCCCTTCTCCTATCTTTTATTGCTTTGTAATTTAAACCCCCTCTACCAATACTCAAGACAGCCCTTAAGGCACCCCTTAAGACACCCCTTACACCCTTTTCTTGTCTAAATATCTCACCAAAGTCAGCCCAGGTGACACCGCTGGCTTGATTATCCTCATCCTCGGCATCTCCCCCGGGTTTCTCAGTGGTCTTCAGCTTCTGCAGCTCCAGCTGCAGCTCCTCACTCAGCTCCTTGGCCGGATTCGACTTTATATTGCGATAATACCGCAGAGAGTGCTCTGCCTCATCAATCTTGTTTATCTTGGCCAGGTGCTGCGGTGTCTCGGGCATGAACCAGAAGCAGCCCACAAACAGGAAGGATAATGTGGACACAATCCAGGACACTTGGGCATAGTTGAAGTAGTAGCCAAGCACGAAGGCCAGGACGATTCCAAAATTGCACGTCAGCACCAGAAAGACGCCCAAAATACCACGAATGCTGAAAGATATGACTCCATTCATATTTCCATTAATTTATCTTTTCGGCAGAACTTACTGG
This window contains:
- the LOC108034372 gene encoding facilitated trehalose transporter Tret1 is translated as MVSIFKNSLLQAHTRYQLLATLIVNIITFGHGLGVGWLSPTLTKIQTPDSPLGFEVNIDEISWMGSMLGLGSLAGNLVVAFLLERAGRKFCIYLLAVPYACLWIFIYSASNIYFLYAARFLCGFTGGAAYVVVPIFISEVADTSIRGALTSMVMLSVDFGVLAGFVLSTYLSYHVVPFLGLIVPVAYFTASLMLPETAPYLLKRSQLGAAEKSFKYYKNERAGSSKADFDDLRTSILAQQTNSPSGWSYKDLVTKPALKAFAAATVLCTGFQFSGIFSFINYSSDIFARSGSVLDPNTCTIIIGLVQIIGVYTSTIFVDIVGRRLLMLISSLGVGIGCIAFGCFTHFAQSHDLGDFNWLPLVLMVFILYLANVGLVGLFFLVIVEVYPAKIRSFGTSVSIIWMSLMVFCTLKLFPLMLHFWGVSWTMWFSATSSLLTFVYFLFFLPETKGKSMVDD
- the LOC108034361 gene encoding facilitated trehalose transporter Tret1, which produces MSSAGGDKHQYLAAISVNIISISYGAFCGWPSSSFLELSSENSPLDTGPLSPKDQGWVASNICLGGLFGTFFFTWLSDKIGRKWSLMWMALPNLLGWVIIPFARNPMHLIVARFIGGAAGGGCFTVIPIYISELASDHIRGILGVFLVLTCNFGIVLAFVLGYYFNYAQVSWIVSTLSFLFVGCFWFMPETPQHLAKINKIDEAEHSLRYYRNIKSNPAKELSEELQLELQKLKTTEKPGGDAEDEDNQASGVTWADFAEGKTRKAFLIGLGLICFNQLCGCFAMLNYTAVIFEQSGSSLPPTVAAIVVGLIQLVGTYASTVLVERLGRKILLLVSAVGIGFGQVAMGTYSYLQVSGTDVSSFSWVPITGFSFMMLLAAVGLLSLPFLVVSEIMPQKIRSTAIMILMSVLWLISTCTIKMMPVLTEKLGMHGTVFMFANLSFLAAVFIAIFLPETKGRTVEAILASL